One genomic segment of Desulfobulbaceae bacterium includes these proteins:
- a CDS encoding glutamine synthetase III — protein MGVPNLFGCNVFNDKIMKERLPKEAYKSLQNTIKRGASLQTETAAVVANAMKDWAIEKGASHYTHWFQPLTGSTGEKHDSFISPTADGGVFMEFSGKQLTQGEPDASSFPSGGLRATFEARGYTAWDCTSPAFLKEDAAGDVTLCIPTAFCSYNGEALDKKTPLLRSMEAVSKQAMRVLTVLGNTTSSRVTSVVGAEQEYFLVDKELFAKRLDMMAGGRSLFGAPAPKGQELEDQYFGAIKDRVAAYMKDLDIELWKMGITSKTKHNEVAPSQYEMAPVFSTTNIAADQNQLVMETMQKVAIRHGMVCLLHEKPYKGVNGSGKHNNWSVCTDDGLNLLDPGSTPEENAQFLVVLCGLLKAVDLHADIMRGTCGSAGNDHRLGANEAPPAIISVFLGTELNDILTSLAAGKKYIKPDHSPFVNIGTDTLPSLPKDNTDRNRTSPFAFTGNRFEFRMVGSSQSISGPNVTLNTIAAEAFDEIATRLEKAKDVNKEIAAIIKDTVANHSRIIFNGDNYSDAWGKEAAKRKLPNLRNTVDALKSFVTPKAIKLFGKYNVLSKEELHSRYEIYVEQYGKNINIEALASIEMVKRQYVPAIIRFMTELGNSAAASGKHSSVQNALLAKVDTLLLSATKKLEKLEVETSKAQGIGQVDKQAVAYLEKVLPAMVDLREDIDALEQLTPSDIWPVPTYSELLFKL, from the coding sequence ATGGGCGTTCCGAATCTTTTCGGCTGCAATGTTTTTAACGACAAAATAATGAAAGAACGTTTGCCTAAAGAAGCTTACAAATCATTACAAAATACCATAAAGCGGGGTGCGTCATTGCAGACTGAGACTGCTGCAGTCGTGGCAAATGCGATGAAGGATTGGGCCATAGAAAAAGGTGCCTCTCATTATACTCATTGGTTTCAGCCACTTACGGGCTCTACAGGAGAAAAGCATGACTCCTTTATCTCTCCAACAGCTGATGGCGGCGTTTTTATGGAGTTCTCTGGAAAACAACTGACTCAGGGTGAGCCGGATGCGTCCTCCTTTCCGAGCGGCGGTCTGCGCGCGACCTTTGAGGCTCGTGGCTATACTGCCTGGGACTGCACATCTCCAGCCTTTCTCAAAGAAGACGCTGCCGGTGATGTGACCCTCTGTATCCCCACTGCTTTTTGCTCCTATAATGGTGAAGCTCTGGACAAAAAAACACCGTTGCTGCGCTCAATGGAAGCTGTTTCCAAGCAGGCAATGCGTGTCTTGACGGTACTTGGCAATACAACTTCAAGCCGAGTTACCTCTGTTGTTGGTGCTGAGCAGGAATACTTTTTGGTCGATAAAGAGCTCTTCGCTAAACGTCTTGATATGATGGCTGGCGGTCGCAGTCTCTTTGGTGCTCCGGCTCCCAAAGGTCAGGAACTTGAAGATCAATATTTTGGCGCTATTAAAGACCGTGTTGCAGCCTACATGAAAGACCTGGATATTGAGCTTTGGAAAATGGGCATTACCTCCAAGACCAAACACAATGAGGTTGCTCCGTCACAGTACGAAATGGCCCCTGTTTTCTCAACAACCAACATTGCGGCAGACCAGAATCAGCTGGTTATGGAAACCATGCAGAAAGTTGCGATTCGGCACGGAATGGTTTGCTTACTCCATGAAAAACCGTACAAGGGAGTTAATGGTTCCGGTAAGCACAATAACTGGTCGGTTTGCACCGATGACGGCCTTAACCTTCTTGATCCTGGCAGTACACCTGAGGAAAATGCCCAGTTTCTTGTTGTGCTCTGCGGTTTGCTTAAAGCTGTTGATCTCCACGCAGACATTATGCGAGGAACTTGCGGTAGCGCCGGGAATGACCATCGCCTTGGCGCCAACGAGGCTCCCCCTGCAATCATTTCCGTCTTTTTGGGAACTGAATTAAATGATATTTTAACCAGCCTGGCGGCCGGGAAAAAATATATCAAACCAGACCACAGCCCGTTTGTTAATATTGGTACCGACACATTGCCTTCACTGCCCAAAGACAATACCGATCGTAACCGCACTTCTCCATTTGCCTTCACCGGTAATAGATTCGAGTTTCGTATGGTTGGCTCCTCGCAGTCAATTTCAGGGCCCAACGTCACCTTAAACACCATTGCCGCTGAAGCATTTGACGAAATTGCCACCAGACTTGAGAAGGCCAAAGATGTAAATAAGGAGATTGCTGCAATTATTAAAGACACTGTGGCTAATCATAGTCGTATTATCTTCAATGGTGATAACTATTCGGATGCCTGGGGGAAAGAAGCGGCAAAACGCAAGCTTCCCAATCTGCGTAACACCGTTGATGCACTTAAATCTTTCGTCACCCCGAAAGCGATCAAACTTTTCGGTAAATACAATGTCTTGAGTAAAGAGGAGCTGCATTCGCGCTATGAGATCTATGTTGAGCAGTACGGAAAAAACATCAACATTGAAGCCCTCGCCTCTATTGAGATGGTAAAACGACAGTACGTCCCTGCAATTATTCGTTTCATGACAGAGCTGGGTAATTCGGCAGCCGCTTCCGGTAAACACAGCTCCGTGCAGAATGCACTTCTGGCTAAGGTAGATACCCTGCTTTTATCTGCAACCAAGAAGCTTGAAAAACTTGAAGTCGAAACCTCAAAAGCACAGGGCATCGGTCAGGTTGATAAACAAGCAGTGGCGTATCTAGAAAAGGTTTTGCCTGCAATGGTTGATCTTCGCGAAGATATTGATGCCCTTGAGCAGCTTACACCTTCCGACATTTGGCCAGTTCCTACCTACAGTGAACTGTTGTTTAAATTATAG